AAGCATTACGAAACTATTTACGTCTCCCGCGAGCGCCAACAAAAACAATCCAACACCCAGTAAGAGCTGGAAAGAAATAAACAGCAACGCAAACCGCATGATTTGCACCAGGGTGGTTTTGCCGGCTTTAATGCCCTCTTTGCGTAGGCGCAAACCAAGATACGAAAAGCCACTGACGCCGGCGCTCGGGAAAATGTTGTTTACAAAATTCATCTCAAGACTGAGCCGAAACATTGGTTTCGTCCGGAAACGATCACCCAAAATACGGAAAACACCTTGATATACTTTGCCCTGACAATAGTGATTTGTGGCTGCAAGCGGCACAATGAGCAAAATAAACCATAAGTTAACTTCCCGCAGATTACGCAGCGTATCGCCAATCTGCTCGCGCAAGGCGTATGCGGTACCCAATAACGCCAAGAACGTAACGATTGTAGCGATGGTTTTCCAGTCTTTTCGGCGAATTGTCTCAACCATTGATTCTATATTATAGCTTATTGGCCGTATACTGGTATGTAATATGGGTAAATCTGTTTGTATTTTAGGTCGCCAACCGGCATTAGGTTTAGCAGAACTTGAGAGTTTGTATGGCTCCGAAACCGTTTTGCCTATCGGCAATACTGGCGCTCTACTTAATCTTGAAGCCGACCACATCACCATGAGTCGGCTTGGCGGTAGCCTTAAACTTGGCCGTTACCTTACCGAACTGCCTTATACCGACTGGGGTCGGATTGAGCAGTTTTTAACCAAACAGTTGCCAGATTATACCGCCGACTTGGAGCCAGGTAAGATACGGCTAGGTCTGAGCCTCTACGGTTTTAATATTCATCCGCGCAAACTAAACGCCACCGGACTGACGCTAAAAAAAGCAATCCGTCAAACCAGTAAATCTGTCCGCGTCGTCCCCAACAAAACATCTGAGCTTAACGCTGCGCAGGTTATCCATAATCAACTTACCGGACCGAGCGGGTTTGAAGTATTGCTAATTAAACACCAAGATAAAACAATTGTGGCTCAAACTATCGCTGTACAAGATATCAATGCCTATGCCGCCCGTGACCAAGCTCGGCCAAAACGTGATGCTCGTGTCGGAATGCTGCCGCCAAAACTTGCACAAATTATTATAAACCTGGCAACAGGAGAAAAGAGTGTGGAGGCTGGAGAGTGGAAGTCAGGCTCAGCTACCGTGCTTGACCCGTTTTGCGGTACTGGTGTCGTGCTGCAGGAAACGATGCTGATGGGCTATAACGCCTACGGCACTGATCTGGAGCCGCGTATGGTAGAGTACACCGCCACAAATCTAGATTGGCTGAATATCACATCTATCAAACATCGGGTCAACCAGGGCGATGCCATGAATAAAGAGTGGGTCGAGCCGTTTAGCGTTATTGCGGGCGAGACCTATCTAGGTCGCCCCTTTTCTACTGTCCCGCGACCTGAAAAATTGCGTGAAGTCATGCAAGACGTAGATACCATTCACCGAGAATTCTTGCAAAACGTGGCGAGGCAGACCAAAAAAGGATTCCGTCTCTGCATTGCTGTCCCTGCCTGGTATCGCGGTGACACTGGCGGTGCCAGGGCTGTCAGGGCGAGTGCTGTGCACGGCGCAGATGAGCAACGGACTGAGCCGTATATAAAATACGGTGAAGGAGTAGCGCAATCTGCAACAAAGCACAGTGCCGCAAGCAAAGGCGGTGTTACGAGCACTGCTCGGAAGCAGGTCTTTGCGACTGACAGATTCTGGCACCTGCCAGTACTTGATAATATCGAGGAATTGGGGTATACTCGGCAGAGTTTTGTTCACGTCTCAAAAGAAGACCTGATTTACCACCGAGAGGGGCAAATCGTCGGGCGCGAACTCGTAGTATTACAACGTAATTAACAACCCAGTCACTTAAGCCTCTTACTTGGATGCAGTACAAGGAAGTAACAAGTAGCGGATCGAGCCGTATGCACATACGGTGAGGAAGCAACGGAGTTACTGACGCAGTAATGCGCCAAGAAGTCAGCGGAGTTGCATGCTCCGCATGCAAGCAGGCTGACTGGTAAGAGGTTTAAGATGAGTAAAGTTAAAGCTGGTGGCTCAAGCAAGAATGTCCATGACAGTCCCGGACAAAGACTGGGCGTCAAACTATTTGGCGGCCAAGAAGTTAAAACTGGTCAAGTAATCGTCCGTCAAACCGGCTCAACCAAACGCGCCGGTAAAGGCACATTTATTTCACGAAATTATACAATCCACGCTGCAAAAGATGGGGTCGTCAAATTTACCAAGCGCCGTGTCCGCCGTTTTACTGGCAAAAGCGCACCGCGCACCGAAGTAACCGTCGAATAATTTCTGTATTAGTTGCTACTAATATCTGAGATACGACTGTGTAAATCGTCCAGTGCAGAGCGTTCGGACGTACCGGCACGGATTAGTTCGTCTGCACCGTTTTCCAGCCGTCTTGTTACTTGAGTAAGCTCGTCCGCGAAATCTTGAAGCCTTGCTGTTGACAACGATCCATCTTCGGCTAAACGCATAAGCATCATTAGTTGGTTGCCGATATCATCCAGCCTAGCTACTCCTGGGAGGGATTCTACAGCTCCCTCTTGATCACGCAGAGATTGCATTTCTTTGCGCAATCCAGTGCTAATTTCTCCAAAGTCATCGCGCAAATCTGCTATTTTTTCTATGTTTGCCTGAACCTCTTCATCGCATTGCTCTTGGTGCTCCTCTACAGACGCTGCTTCGCGTTCTTCTACATGCTGTTCTACGCCTTCTTCAGAGTAAGCCTTTTCAGGATCTTCGTTAATCTCGCCTACTCCTTCGACTAAGTGTGCTCGGTTATCGTCGATAAGGAGTACAGCATCCTTTACCTCGGGCTCCATGCCCTGAACTGCCTCGAGTTTATTTGCTACCGCAGATTCTATGTTACGCTTTGTTAAAGAAAAATTTTCTGCATAATCACGGAAAGCACTGCTCATATAGCCCAAATCGCTGGGGTCTACACTACTGCCATCATTCATACTAAACAATTGTGAACTTATGTTCTTGAAGCCATTTATTTGATCGTCAAGACTTCTAACCCATGTGTTTTGATCATTACTTTCTACTTGCAGATAGTTTAAGCGACTAGTAAGAGCTTCTTTTTTAGGCTCTGCTTGTTCAAATGCTGTCTCCAAAGCTACCGCACTCATTTGAGCCTTAACTTCCGGTGCTATAACCTCTGTCAAAGCCTTTAACCGCTCACTTTGCTCGGCTTCGCCTAAACCCTCTTGCGAAACCTGGATAACTTCCCGCAAGCCTTCGGCCTGGAGCAACTCGACAGTTTCTTGTGGTTCAAACTCAGCTTGTGGTGGTAGTGCTACTTTTTGTTCTTGAGACATAGCTACATTATACTACATTATTGCTTAATAAGCAATAGCATTATTCCATATATAACGCACACCTTTAACGTAACTGATTTTCGGTAATGTGACCTTAAAAAATGTGGACTCAGCTCTAAAGAATTTTCTAGATAATCTTACTCGGACTTTTCGCTTTTGGTGACATCAAGTACTAAACCTCCCAGCTTCCCAGTTTCAATCCCGGCATCTGTATCATGGTATCTAGCTTCGTGTATAAACTCCGGTTTGCCTTTCATGGCGTACATTATTTCAAGTGGTTCAATATGCTTGTCCGTTCCGGTGTAGGCTTGCGGTAGCTTACAGTGCACCATCGATAACTCCTGATCAAACATGTCAAACGTTACCGACTCCCCGTTGTCAGCCTGTCTAGTAATTTTATTAGGCTGATCTTTTGTGAGCGTATCAAACATGCGCTGTACGCGACCATTTTCTTTTGACCGGCTTCCATACCCGTTCTCTACAGCACGATCATCATCTGGTGCTAAGACTCGTAGCTGTAGTGCTCCTTTTGGTAATTTTAGCGTGGTCAGTGGATCCATAACCACTGGATCAATGTCTCCGTTGGCAAATTCTACGATAGTTTTCTGATTATGGAGTAAGGTTGCATGGAAAGCTTTTTCTGAATCATAAAAACGTTCTGGGTTGTTTTTGTTTTCTGACATGACGCACGTATTATACTACAAAATTGTAGAATAAGCAATAACGCTATAAAGCTACTACTATTTTACTGCTTACGATCAGCTGCTCAGATGTTGTTTAATCTTGTCTACAACATCTGCGATCACAACCTGTGATTTAACGAGATAATCGTCTACGCCGAGTGATTTAGCTCGCTCTTTGTCACTTTCTTGACTTAGAGCTGTGAGCATAATCACCTTAACGTTGGTTGTTTCTGGTGTATTTCGCAAAATATCTAGCACGTCAAAGCCGCTGACCTTGGGCATCATCACATCAAGCAAAATAAGATCTGGCTTATAATCCAACGCTGCAGAAAGCGCTTCTTCACCGTTAGGCACGCGCTGTGTCTTAAAACCCTCGGCATTCAACCTAACTTCATAGGTGTTTGCGAGCGCATCATCATCTTCAACTAATAGGATCTTTTTGGGATGATTACCAGGAGTATCTGCTTGTGCAGCTTCAGCTGGTTGTTGCGATGTGTTTTCCGTGGCTGCCGGTGGCGTGGCTTGAGGTTCAGCTGTCTGGTTAGTTTCGGGTTGATTTACTGGCTGAGCTGGTTCGGGTGTATCTGTAGGAGTCGCGGCGGGTTTGGTTTCATTATTTTGTTCAACCTCCGCCGCCGAGTCTGGCGTCACGTCGTCGGCTGGTGCTGAATTAGCGCTTGGTGTATCTACGTTAACATCAGGAGTTGGTTCAACTTGTTGATTAGTTGCAGCTTGAGCTTCACCCGTATTTGCCTCTGTTTGATTTTCTGCTCCGGTAATGTCAGCTGGTGGCTCAGCAACCGGTGAAGGCTGAGTTGTTGAGTTATCTGCCGACGTAGTGTCTGTATCAGCAGGCGCAGTGTTCGGCTCTTGCGGCGCCGTAGACTCCGTAGGTTGATTCATGTCCGAAGGTTGTTGTTTTTGATTCTGTTCATCCATAAGCATAATGCTACCCCAGACATTCATAAATATCAACTACAGCCTGAGAAGCCGATTGAAATACATCTGTAGCGAAGTCCCCGACATCCAGGTTATTTTAAAGCTTTTATAAATCCGCTAAACATTGGGTGGGCGCGATTAGGACGTGACTTAAACTCCGGGTGAAACTGGCTCGCCAAAAAGAATGGGTGATCGAGTCCTTCAATTATCTCTACCAAGTGACCGTCCGGACTGGTACCACTCGCTCTAATCCCCCAAGCTTGGTATTGATCTCGAAAATCGTTATTACACTCATAACGGTGACGGTGACGTTCTACAATGTTTGATGTTTTGTATACCTGTTCAGCTAAACTCTTTTTCACCAACTTACATGGATAATTACCCAGACGCATTGTGCCACCGGTATTTTCCTTGCCTTTTTGATCTGCCATAGTGTTAATCACCAAACACTTGCTGGTGTTGTCGAGTTCTTCAGAAGTCGCATCTTTGATTCCACCGTTGCGTGCAGCAGCCACTACTGCCATCTGTAGACCAAGGCATAGACCGAGATATGGAAGCTTGTTGGCGAGGGCATATCGAGCGGCGTTAATCTTACCTTCTAGCGCACGTGTACCAAACCCGCCAGGCACGACAACCCCGTCAATATCCTGGAACACCGGGCTGAGATCTACGTCGCCTTCTAGCTTTTCAGCATTGATCCAGTGCAGATTTAGGTTTGTGTCATTCGCCCATGCAGCACTTTTGAGTGCCTCAAAAACCGACATATAGGTATCTTGGTTATCCATATATTTGGCGACAACTCCAATATCTACCGTGTTATTCTGCTTTGCCTTAGCACGATCCACCATTTTGCGCCAATCTTTAAGGTGTGGTCTACTTACTCTTAAGTTTAGTCTCTTGGCTATAGTCTCGGTTATATTAGTGTCCTCTAGTGTAAGCGGCACTTCGTAAATACTCGAGGCATTAGGCAGCAGTGCTATGGCTTCTGGCGTTACACCGCTAAATAAGCTGAGTTTATTGATAACCGATTTAGGCGCCTTATCTTCACTTCGTGCCACCAATACATCCGGAACAATTCCGAGTCCTCTAAGGTCGCGAACAGCGTTCTGAGCCGGCTTTGTCTTCAGCTCACCGCTTGCACCAAGATAAGGCAAATATACAACGTGCACGAACAAACTGTTTTCCCGACCAACCTCAAACGAGAGTTCACGGATGGCCTCAAGAAAACTCAATCCCTCATAATCACCTACTGTACCGCCTATTTCTACAATATGGACATCAAACCCTTTGGCAGCCGCCTTGATTTGTTTCTGGATTGCCTTCGTAACATGCGGAATAAATTGCACGGTTTTACCAAGATACTTACCACGGCGCTCGTCTTCAATGACTTGACGCAATACTCTCCCGCTCATCAAGCTACTGCTTTGCGTCAACTCTTGATCTAAAAACCTTTCATAATGCCCTAGATCCAAATCGGTTTCAGCACCATCCTTAGTAACAAAACACTCGCCGTGTTCTGCCGGATTTAGCGTACCAGCATCGGTGTTTAAATAAGGGTCGCACTTCTGAACGTTTACACTCAAGTTACGAGCTTTTAAGAGGTTGCCAATGGAAGCGGCCGTAATACCCTTTCCTAATCCAGAAAGCACACCACCAGTTACAAAAATGTATTTAGTCGGTTTTGCCACCGCTTTTTTACCCCTTATTTATGCCCTTAACTCTAGCATAGCCCCGCCCGAACCTAAAGTGTTTTATCTTATTAAAACTTCTTGCCTACCAATCCCAATTATCTAAAACGTGCTGTCATAGACTACTAACCCGCCTACTAGACCATATTTTCACTATTTCCAAGACCAGGTCCTGGAAATAGTCTACTGCTGCGAAGGCCGGGAGAATCAAATACCCTGTTACTTTTTGTCCGCTAAAAAGTAACCAAAAACCTCGTCACGGCTGAAAAAACAAGAGTACGAAGCAGCACTGGTTGGCCGCGCCGGCAGAACGACAAGCGGCTCCGCCAGTTTTTCTAGTTACTTTGGCGGAGCTTGACTACCGGCTTGACTCGTCCAACCAGCACTCCTTCGCTTCTGTTTTTCAGATGTGACCCTCATTAGTTGTGTTCTTTTTAAAGAACACATAATTAACCGGAATGGCGAAGCCATTCCGGGGTCTGGCTCTGCAAAGTCCTGACTAGATGTTGTGTAAAAGAGGCGCCCTTGGGCGCGAGAGCTGTCTGACCCCTCACCACTCTCGAAAGAGATGGTGAGGGGGAGTTCCGACAGCATTCCCTTTTTGCCTGCCACCAGGCAAAGCCTGCTGCGCCGCAAAAAGAGACGAACCAGCGAGCCTGTTTTAGACAACAGATAGATCAAGAGTTTGCAGTCGCCAGTCGGTTCTTTGCATACTTTCTTGCGACCAAGAAAGTATGGCGCATACGGGTCGCCTCGGCGACCGGCGCAACAGTTATCCAAACAAAATTCGTATTACAATACATATCTATTGAGAATCATGTTATATCAAATATAAAAATGTGTTTTAGTTGAATTACGTAATTGTTGGAATTACTGTAACTGCTGCTTAGCGGCGTCGAGTTGTGGATCACGATCAGCCTCAAAATCGTCTTGAGTTAATTCAACCGTTTGATCGGGCTCTATGCCCTCCTTATCTATATTTCTGCCATCCGGCGTAAACCAACGTGCGATCGTAACTTTTAGTTGAGCACCTCCGCTTAATCGCACTAGACGCTGTACGCTACCCTTACCATAGGTTTGTTCGCCGATAATGGTCGCCAACTCGTAGTCCTGTAAAGCACCGGCCACAATTTCGCTCGCACTCGCACTACCCTCGTTCAGCAATACAACCGTTGGCACGTCACGCAACAAAGCTGAGCCCTCGGAGCGGAATGTCTTGACTACGACATCCTCTCGTTTTTCTTCTAGAACCGTCTCGCCGTTCTCTACCCAAAGACCTGCTAAACTGACCGAGGCGTCCAGTAATCCTCCAGGGTTGTTGCGTAGATCAAGTATCACACCCTCAACGCCGACACTACGGAACTTTTCGGCAGCCTCTTGTACCAACCTTTCGGTATCATTGCCAAACCGACTCACTTTCAAATAGCCTATACCGTCAGTTACTTCGGATTCAACACTCGGAATAACTATTTTGTCACGGGTTATTGTCAACTCCAGCTGTTTTGATTGCTCACGGATGATTGTTAGCGTTACGTCGGTACCTTCTGGCCCACGGATTTTACTTACTGCCTCGCTTACAGAAATATCGTAAGCGTTTTCGCCGTCTATCTCGGCTACAATATCTTGAGCGCGAAGGCCGGCTGCTTCTGCAGGAAAACCCGAAATGGGTGCCACGATAGTTATATAGTTATCTTCACTCTTGCTAAGCTCAGCACCAATACCGGTAAATGTCCCGGAAAGCCCTTCTTCAAAATCAGCCGACTCTTCAGCATCCAAATATTCCGTGTAAGGATCACCCGTCGCTCCAGCCAAGCCTTCTTTGAGTCCGTCCATGAGTTCATCAAGTTCAAGCTGTCCGTCGTAATTATTACGTAGTGATGAGTACAAATCTTGTACCTCATTCATGTCAAGCGAATCTGGTAAATCTTGGTTGGTACTTATGGGATCAACTGATGATAGATTGAATTGCAGTGTTCCGTTTCCAACCAAAAACCCCAAAGAAAAAATAACTACAACTACAAAAATTGATTTTGCCCAGCTCGGCACTGTAATAGAATTGCGCGATCCACGCCCCATGAAAACCCTCCGTTTTTGTCAATATGTGCCTATTATTATGGCACACCTACGCCTAACTTTCCGCAATAAATACGACTTTATACGTTATCGATAATACGTATTGTAATTACACTCCGATGGACCGCCAGCCATATGAGCATATACACTTACATGACCGTCTGAGTGTTGAACAATAGCCACATAACCATACGCGTTACTTACCGTGCCTAGCATTTGATCAGAGCAACCTCGGTAAAGATAGCCATCATCAATAGAGTACACAGCGCCATTACCTGGAGCATAATCTATCCCGCCATGATATCCCGAAGCGTAAAGACTCCAAGGGTTCCCGTAGCTTTGTGTGATAGCTACTGGGTTTACAGGCTGATGTTTGATGTATGGCGCCGGATTAACCGTCGAACCGTTCACGCGCAC
This portion of the Candidatus Saccharibacteria bacterium genome encodes:
- a CDS encoding S41 family peptidase; this encodes MGRGSRNSITVPSWAKSIFVVVVIFSLGFLVGNGTLQFNLSSVDPISTNQDLPDSLDMNEVQDLYSSLRNNYDGQLELDELMDGLKEGLAGATGDPYTEYLDAEESADFEEGLSGTFTGIGAELSKSEDNYITIVAPISGFPAEAAGLRAQDIVAEIDGENAYDISVSEAVSKIRGPEGTDVTLTIIREQSKQLELTITRDKIVIPSVESEVTDGIGYLKVSRFGNDTERLVQEAAEKFRSVGVEGVILDLRNNPGGLLDASVSLAGLWVENGETVLEEKREDVVVKTFRSEGSALLRDVPTVVLLNEGSASASEIVAGALQDYELATIIGEQTYGKGSVQRLVRLSGGAQLKVTIARWFTPDGRNIDKEGIEPDQTVELTQDDFEADRDPQLDAAKQQLQ
- a CDS encoding response regulator — protein: MDEQNQKQQPSDMNQPTESTAPQEPNTAPADTDTTSADNSTTQPSPVAEPPADITGAENQTEANTGEAQAATNQQVEPTPDVNVDTPSANSAPADDVTPDSAAEVEQNNETKPAATPTDTPEPAQPVNQPETNQTAEPQATPPAATENTSQQPAEAAQADTPGNHPKKILLVEDDDALANTYEVRLNAEGFKTQRVPNGEEALSAALDYKPDLILLDVMMPKVSGFDVLDILRNTPETTNVKVIMLTALSQESDKERAKSLGVDDYLVKSQVVIADVVDKIKQHLSS
- a CDS encoding 50S ribosomal protein L27; the protein is MSKVKAGGSSKNVHDSPGQRLGVKLFGGQEVKTGQVIVRQTGSTKRAGKGTFISRNYTIHAAKDGVVKFTKRRVRRFTGKSAPRTEVTVE
- a CDS encoding CTP synthase, producing MAKPTKYIFVTGGVLSGLGKGITAASIGNLLKARNLSVNVQKCDPYLNTDAGTLNPAEHGECFVTKDGAETDLDLGHYERFLDQELTQSSSLMSGRVLRQVIEDERRGKYLGKTVQFIPHVTKAIQKQIKAAAKGFDVHIVEIGGTVGDYEGLSFLEAIRELSFEVGRENSLFVHVVYLPYLGASGELKTKPAQNAVRDLRGLGIVPDVLVARSEDKAPKSVINKLSLFSGVTPEAIALLPNASSIYEVPLTLEDTNITETIAKRLNLRVSRPHLKDWRKMVDRAKAKQNNTVDIGVVAKYMDNQDTYMSVFEALKSAAWANDTNLNLHWINAEKLEGDVDLSPVFQDIDGVVVPGGFGTRALEGKINAARYALANKLPYLGLCLGLQMAVVAAARNGGIKDATSEELDNTSKCLVINTMADQKGKENTGGTMRLGNYPCKLVKKSLAEQVYKTSNIVERHRHRYECNNDFRDQYQAWGIRASGTSPDGHLVEIIEGLDHPFFLASQFHPEFKSRPNRAHPMFSGFIKALK